The Desulfuromonas sp. TF genome has a segment encoding these proteins:
- the hpt gene encoding hypoxanthine phosphoribosyltransferase, translating into MPELPLKTLFSKERIAAEVKRLGKEISRDYVGMEILLVGVLNGSFIFFADLVRAISVPIVIDFVRLASYGSETRSSGIVEMRKDLDLPVNGRHVLVVEDIVDSGYTLESLYHRLLLREPASLKICTLIDKRKQREVEIEADYVGLTLDDGFVVGYGLDFDERYRNLPDIYLVEGN; encoded by the coding sequence ATGCCCGAACTGCCGTTGAAAACGCTGTTCAGCAAAGAGCGGATAGCCGCCGAGGTGAAGCGACTGGGAAAAGAAATCAGTCGCGATTACGTGGGTATGGAAATACTCCTTGTCGGAGTCCTCAATGGTTCATTCATTTTTTTTGCCGACCTGGTGCGCGCCATTTCCGTCCCGATCGTTATAGATTTTGTACGACTGGCAAGCTACGGTTCCGAAACGCGGTCATCCGGCATTGTGGAAATGCGCAAGGATCTGGACCTTCCCGTCAATGGGCGACACGTTCTCGTGGTTGAAGATATCGTGGATAGCGGTTACACTCTGGAATCACTTTACCACCGGCTTTTGCTTCGGGAACCCGCTTCCCTGAAAATCTGCACTCTTATAGATAAGCGAAAACAACGCGAAGTGGAGATCGAAGCGGATTACGTCGGCTTGACGCTGGATGATGGTTTCGTCGTCGGTTATGGCCTGGATTTCGATGAACGTTACCGAAACCTCCCGGATATCTACCTGGTTGAAGGAAACTGA
- a CDS encoding zinc-ribbon domain-containing protein, with the protein MVIQCSQCDTRFKIADEKLKPGGIKVRCSKCRHIFTVMPPEPEKTTSAGEDEIDFGAFNMEPVPEEPMTARTAPEPDLTEKEKPEVDSTEPPIASKSTREAPAEFDFEKEPPTQQGSVEFDFEEKTPAQQGPSEFDFEEEPPSQQSPVEFDFEEE; encoded by the coding sequence ATGGTAATCCAATGCAGCCAGTGCGATACCCGTTTTAAAATCGCGGACGAAAAACTCAAGCCGGGCGGCATCAAGGTTCGCTGTTCCAAATGCCGGCACATCTTCACGGTCATGCCTCCTGAACCGGAAAAAACGACCTCCGCCGGAGAGGACGAAATTGATTTCGGCGCCTTCAACATGGAACCGGTTCCAGAAGAACCGATGACCGCCAGAACCGCTCCGGAACCCGATCTGACGGAAAAGGAAAAGCCGGAAGTCGATTCGACCGAGCCCCCTATTGCGTCGAAATCCACCCGGGAGGCTCCCGCTGAGTTCGATTTTGAGAAGGAGCCACCCACGCAGCAGGGATCGGTGGAGTTCGATTTCGAGGAGAAGACCCCCGCTCAGCAGGGGCCGTCGGAATTCGATTTCGAGGAGGAGCCCCCTTCGCAGCAGAGTCCGGTGGAGTTCGACTTCGAAGAGGAG
- a CDS encoding DUF3426 domain-containing protein → FDFEEEATAQQGPVEFELKEDSTEEPGSTEFDLEEEPSLEQRMEFGFEDEDTDGSAEFSFEETDPFSDGEAKETAEAEKGAGAPEDFVFGDKTDESSEIDDFDLSRMSFGDEEPAAPQNVDVSSFPMEEAPEIDEKKVVPAQSKKSREPAGGAEWASTPAAIPRRKSPFKGVLVFVLVLLLALCGVAGYFFWQRGNLDIVKIVEQLTGQGTPAAVAGQIRLSELSSSFVTNREAGQLFVIQGKATNDYSEARSAIAVKGILYDKNGRALLQQTVFCGNSLDVEVLRNMPFAKIEESMNNQFGDSLSNLNIGPGKSIPFTIVFKNLPAGLAEYTVEAVDSKPGSKP, encoded by the coding sequence TTCGACTTCGAAGAGGAGGCCACTGCTCAGCAGGGTCCAGTCGAATTCGAATTGAAGGAGGACTCCACCGAGGAGCCGGGTTCGACAGAGTTCGACCTGGAGGAGGAGCCCTCCCTGGAACAGAGGATGGAATTCGGCTTTGAAGATGAAGATACAGACGGTTCCGCGGAATTCTCATTCGAGGAGACGGATCCGTTTTCCGACGGGGAGGCTAAAGAGACCGCTGAGGCGGAAAAAGGCGCCGGAGCACCCGAGGACTTTGTTTTTGGCGATAAGACGGACGAAAGCTCCGAAATTGATGATTTCGATCTCAGCAGGATGAGTTTCGGTGACGAAGAACCTGCGGCGCCCCAGAACGTAGATGTCAGCAGCTTCCCCATGGAGGAGGCACCGGAAATCGATGAGAAGAAGGTTGTTCCGGCCCAGTCGAAAAAGAGTAGAGAACCCGCCGGAGGAGCAGAATGGGCCTCCACCCCTGCGGCTATCCCGCGCCGCAAGAGTCCTTTTAAAGGGGTACTGGTATTCGTGCTGGTTCTGCTGCTGGCCCTTTGCGGCGTCGCCGGCTATTTCTTCTGGCAGCGCGGCAATCTGGACATTGTAAAAATCGTCGAGCAGCTTACCGGGCAGGGAACTCCGGCAGCCGTCGCGGGGCAGATTCGCCTGAGCGAACTTTCAAGTTCCTTCGTCACCAACCGGGAAGCAGGTCAATTATTTGTCATACAGGGAAAAGCGACGAATGATTATTCTGAAGCCCGTTCGGCCATTGCCGTAAAAGGCATCCTCTATGACAAAAATGGCCGGGCCCTGTTGCAGCAAACCGTCTTTTGCGGCAATTCCCTGGATGTTGAAGTCCTTCGCAACATGCCCTTCGCCAAAATCGAGGAGAGCATGAACAACCAGTTCGGCGATTCGCTGTCGAACCTCAATATAGGTCCCGGCAAATCCATACCTTTCACCATTGTATTCAAGAATCTGCCGGCGGGTCTTGCAGAATATACTGTCGAGGCGGTAGACTCAAAGCCGGGGTCCAAACCTTGA
- a CDS encoding twin-arginine translocase TatA/TatE family subunit produces the protein MFGLGTTELIIILILVLVIFGAGKLPEIGGALGKGLRSFKKATQEPDEIDVTPKEEDKEEQDKK, from the coding sequence ATGTTCGGACTCGGTACGACGGAACTGATCATCATACTGATTCTGGTTCTCGTCATTTTCGGCGCCGGCAAACTACCAGAGATCGGGGGAGCTTTGGGCAAGGGATTGCGAAGCTTTAAAAAGGCCACTCAGGAGCCTGACGAGATTGACGTCACGCCGAAAGAGGAAGACAAGGAGGAGCAGGATAAAAAATAG
- a CDS encoding DUF362 domain-containing protein produces MAHSISEACINCGACDPTCPVDAISEVGDARQIDADTCIDCGACIDSCPVDAISPG; encoded by the coding sequence TTGGCTCATTCGATCAGTGAGGCCTGCATCAATTGTGGCGCCTGTGATCCGACCTGCCCTGTAGACGCCATCAGCGAGGTGGGTGATGCCCGCCAAATCGATGCAGACACCTGCATAGACTGCGGCGCCTGTATTGACTCATGCCCGGTGGATGCGATCTCCCCAGGGTGA